A region of the Leptolyngbya sp. CCY15150 genome:
CCTTACCTGTCATCGTGAGTGCATGCAGCACGTCAGCTTCAGCACCTAAAGCATCAGACTCTACGACTATGCCTATGGGAGATGAACCCATGGCCGACCACTCCATGATGATGGATCTCGGCCCGAGTGATGCAGAGTTCGACTTACGATTTATTGACGGCATGATTTTGCATCACCAAGGTGCAGTCGTTATGGCAGAATCAGCTCTACAAAATTCCCAGCGGGATGAAATAAAGCAATTGGCAGAGGAAATTATTGCTGCTCAGCAGGTTGAAATTGACCGCATGCAGCAGTGGCGACAAGCGTGGTACCCAGATGCAAGCGATGAGCCCGTAATGTATCACGCAGCCATGGGACATTCCATGGCTATGACGTCTGATATGCAAGCTGCCATGATGATGAGTGGTGACTTGGGTGCTGCCGATGATGAGTTTGACCTACGTTTTATCAATGGCATGATCCCTCATCATGAAGGAGCACTAGCTATGGCCCAGGATGCTTTAGAGAAAAGCAGCCGTCCAGACATTCAGCAACTCGCCCAAGATATTTTGGCGACCCAACAGGTTGAAATTGATCAGATGGAACAGTGGCGAAGAGACTGGTATGGCCAGTAATTTCCTTAGCAAATAGAATTCGACAGGCCTCAGAAAGACTCTGGGGCTTGTTTGCTTGGATATTTCCTGAACGATGGCCAAACGATATATCGAGGTGACCCTACATGAAGCTGCTCCTATGACCGTGACTCATTGCCGAATTTCATCCTGATTTCATTTTTCTGTGGGATGTTTGGGAAGCTAAGGGCATTTTTCTCCAAAGACTGTAATTGAGTGGTTCAAGGGCACGTCTATGACAGCTATCTCCGATCGCTTGTGTGTTATGGCCAGAGGGCGATCGCTCCCTCGGCTTGCTTTGCTAATCCTCCTGCTAGCTCCGGTTGGCAAGGTCTTAGCCCATGCTGGCCATGGCGATGAGTTTCAGGGAGGTGAGGCCGGCGCACACCCAACGGGTGTTGACGTTGATGCAGAGGTGGCTGACCGCATTGGTCTGATCGTAGAGCCGGTAAAACTGCAGGTTTTGACGTTTGGGGTCAAGGCGACGGGGCAAATCGAAGCCTCACCGGGGCGGCAAGTATCGGTGACCAACCCAGTCGGCGGTACGGTGACTCAGCTGCTGGTGGAACCGGGGCAGCGGGTGGAAGCAGACCAGGCGCTTGCGGTCATCACCAGTGGAGAGCTGGCCGAGTTGCGGGTGACTGCCCTGGAAAATTTTGCTGAGCGGCAAGGAGACGTGCAGCAGGCCGAGGCCAATGTGCAACTCGCCCAGCAGACCTACGAGCAACAGCAGCAGATTGCCCTCAGGGCTATTGAGGGAGCCCAGACCGATCTGCGGGTAGCTCAAGAACAGTACGATCGCGACCTAGAGCTAGCTGAGCAAGGAGCGATCGCCCGTCGGGAGCTCCTGGAGTCAGAGGCTGGATTGGCGGAGGCTAGGCGGGTATTGACCGAGGTGGAGAGTCAGCTAGATGTCCTGAATGCTCGTACCGAAGTGGAGCGATCGCAGACTGCCTTGAATGTGGCGCAATCTCGTGCTCAGCTCAGCACAGAGACCTACCAAACCCGGTTGCAGCAGCTTGGGGCCACGCCTAACCCAGACGGCACGATCGTGATTAGAGCGCCCATTGCAGGCACCATTGCCGACCGCAACGTTACCCTGGGGCAATCAGCCCAGGATGCAGGCGCGGTGTTGATGACCATTGTGGACAACCGCACTGTGTTGGCCACCGCCAATATTTATGAAAAAGACCTGTCCCAGGTATCCCCTGGGCAACGGGTACGGATCACGGTTTCTAGCCTGCCCGATCAAATTTTTGCGGGGCAAATTACCACGGTTGGTTCGGTGGTCGATGGCGAAACTCGGGTTGTACCTATGCAAGCAGAGCTAGACAATGCCGATGGTACGCTCAAACCCGGTATGTTTGCGTCCTTGGAGGTGCTCACCGAGAGTACACCAGAGGCTGTCATGTCGATTCCCCAATCAGCGGTGGTAGAAGCCAACGGTCAACCGCTGGTGTTTGTGCGCAATGGCAATGCCTTCGAACCCGTAGATGTCGCCCTGGGGAGAACAGCGGGCGATCAGGTCGAAGTGCTCAATGGTCTGTTTGAGGGCGATGAAGTCGTCACCCAGCGGGCCAATCAACTCTACGCCCAGTCGTTGCGGGGTGGGGGAACTGAGGCAGCAGAGGAAACTGCAGCCCCCGTTGAGGCCGTTGCAACTGCGGGCATTCCCTGGTGGGCGATGGGATTGGGCAGTGGGGCGATCGCCGTCACCACCTTTGCCGCCGGAATCTGGTGGGCCAAGCGACAGCGTCCGAACTATGCCTTAGCCATCAACGACGAGGTGGCTTTGCCTTCAGCACAAGGGCATCCCCGCTATGGTGCTGGGTCAACCCTGGCTGCGCCTCTAGTGGAAGAGGGAGAGCCCTCGCACAAGTAACTGCGGTCTGGAAAGTGTCTCTCCTGATGGTGAACATTGCCTACCCTACAGCGCTAGTGATGGTGGCCGGAGTCCCTTAGCTTTGAACGACAACGATGCTAGATAACATTTTAAAGTGGTCGATCGCCCAGCGGTGGCTGGTGGTCATCGGGGCGATCGTGGTGACGTTTCTGGGGATTTACAACCTCACCCAAATGCCTTTGGACGTGTTTCCAGACTTTGCGCCTCCCCAGGTTGAAATTCAAACCGAAGCACCGGGCTTAGCCCCCGAAGAGGTGGAAGCGCTGATTACCCTGCCCATTGAGAGCGCCGTCAATGGCACCCCTGGGGTCGAAACCGTGCGGTCATCCTCGGCGGTCAGCATTTCGGTGGTCA
Encoded here:
- a CDS encoding DUF305 domain-containing protein, translated to MTLRKKLASWIVVGGLVSLPVIVSACSTSASAPKASDSTTMPMGDEPMADHSMMMDLGPSDAEFDLRFIDGMILHHQGAVVMAESALQNSQRDEIKQLAEEIIAAQQVEIDRMQQWRQAWYPDASDEPVMYHAAMGHSMAMTSDMQAAMMMSGDLGAADDEFDLRFINGMIPHHEGALAMAQDALEKSSRPDIQQLAQDILATQQVEIDQMEQWRRDWYGQ
- a CDS encoding efflux RND transporter periplasmic adaptor subunit → MTAISDRLCVMARGRSLPRLALLILLLAPVGKVLAHAGHGDEFQGGEAGAHPTGVDVDAEVADRIGLIVEPVKLQVLTFGVKATGQIEASPGRQVSVTNPVGGTVTQLLVEPGQRVEADQALAVITSGELAELRVTALENFAERQGDVQQAEANVQLAQQTYEQQQQIALRAIEGAQTDLRVAQEQYDRDLELAEQGAIARRELLESEAGLAEARRVLTEVESQLDVLNARTEVERSQTALNVAQSRAQLSTETYQTRLQQLGATPNPDGTIVIRAPIAGTIADRNVTLGQSAQDAGAVLMTIVDNRTVLATANIYEKDLSQVSPGQRVRITVSSLPDQIFAGQITTVGSVVDGETRVVPMQAELDNADGTLKPGMFASLEVLTESTPEAVMSIPQSAVVEANGQPLVFVRNGNAFEPVDVALGRTAGDQVEVLNGLFEGDEVVTQRANQLYAQSLRGGGTEAAEETAAPVEAVATAGIPWWAMGLGSGAIAVTTFAAGIWWAKRQRPNYALAINDEVALPSAQGHPRYGAGSTLAAPLVEEGEPSHK